One Treponema pectinovorum DNA segment encodes these proteins:
- the map gene encoding type I methionyl aminopeptidase, with amino-acid sequence MIRLKNEKEIEGIRKSCHALADLFREVIPQIEPGMTTKHIDDLVVKFIKKIGGIPAWYSENFAGAACISVNEEVIHGLPSKKKIIHDGDLVSLDIGIDLDGYISDSCHTVQVGNVKPEHKKLVKATRESLLAGIAACKAGNRIRDISNAVNDVANGKYGYGVVYDYCGHGVGLEVHEDPSIPNCPMGGPNPRIQAGMVLAIEPMINAGTADVHTMDDGWTVVTDDGSWSCHEEHTVAVFADHTEILTLCDDLIC; translated from the coding sequence ATGATTCGCTTAAAAAATGAAAAAGAAATTGAAGGCATAAGAAAAAGTTGCCACGCTCTTGCAGACCTTTTTAGAGAAGTTATACCTCAAATAGAACCAGGAATGACAACAAAGCACATTGACGACCTCGTGGTAAAATTCATAAAAAAAATTGGCGGAATTCCTGCGTGGTATTCTGAAAATTTTGCAGGTGCGGCTTGCATAAGTGTAAATGAAGAAGTTATTCACGGTTTGCCTTCCAAAAAAAAGATAATACACGACGGAGATTTGGTTTCGCTCGATATTGGAATAGATTTAGACGGTTATATTTCTGATTCTTGCCACACTGTTCAAGTTGGAAATGTAAAGCCAGAGCATAAAAAACTTGTAAAGGCGACGAGGGAAAGTTTACTCGCAGGAATTGCAGCTTGTAAGGCAGGAAATAGAATCAGAGATATATCCAATGCGGTAAACGATGTTGCCAATGGAAAGTATGGCTATGGAGTTGTGTACGATTATTGTGGGCATGGAGTAGGACTTGAAGTTCACGAAGATCCAAGTATTCCAAACTGCCCGATGGGCGGTCCAAATCCTCGCATTCAGGCTGGTATGGTTTTAGCAATTGAACCTATGATTAACGCCGGCACTGCAGATGTTCACACTATGGATGACGGGTGGACTGTTGTTACAGATGATGGCTCTTGGAGTTGTCATGAAGAACACACGGTTGCGGTTTTTGCAGATCATACAGAAATTTTAACCCTCTGCGACGACCTTATCTGCTAG
- a CDS encoding Do family serine endopeptidase produces MKNITSKIALTVMTGVFVFAVVSFSCSKVKVSGTADTVFAETKPAVSIPSESLKVIEALQNSFNSISAGVLPSVVEIDVTEKKTVTQTNPFEDFPFWFFGNPNGDDSKNKNKSREFEQKGLGSGVIVRRTGNTVYVITNNHVAGKATQITVNLNDGQQFDAKLIGADERSDVALISFEAKKDSNIVVAALGDSDKVKVGDIVLAMGAPLGYSQSVTQGIVSATGRSGDQIGNMNDFIQTDAAINQGNSGGPLVNIYGEVIGINTWIASQSGGSQGLGFSLPINSLKKSIDDFIANGKINYGWLGVSLLDVKEDFKKDLGVKGKNGAFAAQIFLDSPALKGGMQAGDFIIGLNGKEIKNQSELIREVGYLPAGKVAVFKVLRGGKTIDLSVKIEERSEKVSGDSSKLWPGFIAAPLTDSAKKELNLSDDKVKGVVVMNVLEKSPAAAMRIQNGDIITAVNDKKVSNVQEFYEAMNLAGKKEIWFDVYNDGHTLSTGRYKL; encoded by the coding sequence ATGAAAAATATCACATCAAAAATTGCCCTGACTGTTATGACTGGTGTATTTGTGTTTGCCGTTGTAAGTTTTTCTTGTAGTAAAGTAAAAGTTTCTGGCACGGCTGATACTGTTTTTGCAGAAACAAAACCTGCTGTTTCTATTCCTAGCGAAAGTCTTAAAGTTATAGAAGCGCTTCAAAATTCATTTAATTCAATTTCTGCAGGAGTTTTGCCTTCTGTGGTTGAAATAGATGTTACAGAAAAAAAGACAGTAACTCAGACGAATCCGTTCGAAGATTTTCCATTTTGGTTTTTTGGTAATCCAAATGGCGATGATTCAAAAAATAAGAATAAATCACGAGAATTTGAGCAAAAGGGGCTTGGTTCTGGCGTTATTGTAAGAAGAACAGGAAACACTGTTTATGTTATTACCAATAATCACGTTGCAGGAAAAGCAACTCAAATAACTGTAAACTTGAATGATGGTCAGCAGTTTGATGCCAAGTTGATTGGTGCCGATGAACGTTCTGACGTAGCTTTGATTTCTTTTGAAGCAAAGAAGGATTCAAACATAGTAGTTGCAGCTTTAGGAGACAGCGACAAGGTAAAAGTTGGAGACATTGTGCTTGCTATGGGTGCACCTTTGGGATACAGCCAGTCTGTAACACAAGGAATTGTAAGTGCAACAGGCCGTTCTGGTGACCAAATTGGAAATATGAACGACTTTATACAAACGGATGCTGCTATAAACCAAGGTAATTCTGGAGGTCCGCTTGTAAATATTTACGGAGAAGTTATAGGAATAAACACTTGGATTGCTTCTCAAAGTGGTGGAAGTCAGGGGTTAGGTTTTTCTTTGCCGATAAACTCTCTTAAAAAATCTATAGATGACTTTATTGCAAATGGAAAAATTAACTATGGCTGGCTTGGCGTTAGCCTTTTGGATGTAAAAGAAGATTTTAAAAAGGATTTGGGAGTTAAGGGAAAAAATGGAGCGTTTGCTGCACAGATTTTTCTTGATTCTCCAGCGTTAAAAGGTGGAATGCAGGCTGGGGACTTTATAATAGGTTTGAACGGAAAGGAAATTAAAAACCAAAGTGAACTTATTAGGGAAGTTGGATATCTTCCTGCTGGAAAAGTTGCGGTGTTTAAGGTTCTCCGTGGTGGTAAAACGATTGACCTTTCTGTAAAGATTGAAGAGCGAAGCGAAAAAGTTAGTGGCGACAGTTCTAAACTTTGGCCAGGATTTATTGCAGCACCTTTGACGGATTCTGCAAAGAAAGAATTGAATCTTTCTGACGATAAGGTAAAAGGCGTAGTTGTGATGAACGTGCTAGAAAAATCGCCTGCTGCCGCTATGAGAATTCAAAATGGAGATATTATAACTGCAGTTAATGATAAAAAAGTGAGCAATGTTCAAGAATTTTATGAAGCGATGAACCTTGCAGGCAAAAAAGAAATTTGGTTTGACGTTTATAACGATGGTCATACTTTGAGCACTGGTCGTTACAAATTATAG
- the rplU gene encoding 50S ribosomal protein L21, with translation MYALFEYKGKQYKAEKDSLIQVDKIDAEDGSKITIDSVLLVSDGNNVKVGTPYVNGAKVEVEVENSFRDKKVLVFKYKPKKDYHRLIGHRQEYTNIRVKNIIG, from the coding sequence ATGTACGCACTTTTTGAATACAAAGGCAAACAGTACAAGGCTGAAAAAGATTCGCTCATTCAGGTCGATAAGATTGACGCTGAAGACGGTTCTAAGATTACAATCGATTCAGTTCTTTTGGTTAGCGACGGAAACAATGTAAAAGTTGGAACACCGTATGTTAATGGAGCAAAAGTTGAAGTTGAAGTTGAAAACAGCTTCCGTGACAAGAAAGTTCTTGTTTTTAAATACAAGCCTAAGAAAGACTATCACCGTTTGATTGGTCACAGGCAGGAATATACAAATATCCGTGTAAAGAATATCATCGGCTAA
- a CDS encoding ribosomal-processing cysteine protease Prp: MTSITLLTGKNGVLRQCKVNGHACFSKKGSDIVCASVTFLVRTALQLLSQTEGVCLDVDTSSRGNLAFCVEERGNNPEVETCLKYTAKILKVGFVSLSEEYPKNVSFCEAVEAGN; the protein is encoded by the coding sequence ATGACATCCATAACACTTTTGACTGGCAAAAACGGCGTGTTAAGGCAATGCAAAGTTAACGGACATGCTTGTTTTTCTAAGAAAGGCAGCGATATTGTTTGTGCGTCTGTAACTTTTTTGGTCAGGACTGCACTCCAGTTGCTTTCACAGACAGAAGGAGTTTGTTTGGATGTTGATACATCTTCCCGCGGGAATCTCGCTTTTTGCGTGGAAGAAAGGGGCAATAATCCAGAAGTGGAAACTTGCCTTAAATACACTGCTAAGATTTTGAAAGTTGGATTTGTTTCGCTTTCAGAAGAGTATCCAAAAAACGTGAGTTTTTGCGAAGCGGTGGAAGCGGGAAATTAA
- the obgE gene encoding GTPase ObgE: MNLFADEAVIECQAGKGGNGCISFRREKYIPRGGPNGGDGGNGGNVIFVCKRNVRTLSNIRYKHFFRAKSGGDGQGWNRYGKDGEDITIAVPPGTAIRDFETNELLKEFTAENPDDLFIACKGGNGGWGNVHFKSPTNQAPRIANKGQLGEEKKLRLELTIMADIGLVGFPNAGKSTLLEAFTNARPKIAPYPFTTKIPNLGVLNANEERDIIIADIPGIIEGASEGRGLGIQFLKHISRTAGLLFMIDCSDDSCFTAYQTLCKELESYSKALLKKPHIVLCNKIDEEGAEERANKIMEEIQKSEADTIVLPVSVAFHIGLDKIRLALIDLVSKLDEGEESYNSDGTRVSSGSFLTTKKEGSSLNPTFMETRSVDEDAPVQFPGSENFEGSED; this comes from the coding sequence ATGAATTTATTTGCTGATGAAGCCGTAATTGAATGTCAGGCAGGAAAAGGTGGTAACGGTTGTATTTCTTTTAGGCGAGAAAAATATATTCCTAGAGGCGGTCCAAATGGCGGAGACGGTGGCAATGGCGGTAATGTTATATTTGTCTGTAAGCGAAATGTGCGCACTCTTTCAAATATCCGGTATAAACATTTTTTTAGAGCAAAGTCTGGTGGAGATGGACAGGGCTGGAATCGCTATGGAAAGGACGGAGAGGATATAACGATTGCCGTTCCTCCTGGAACTGCGATAAGGGATTTTGAAACCAATGAATTGTTGAAAGAATTTACTGCAGAAAATCCAGATGATTTATTTATTGCTTGCAAAGGTGGAAATGGAGGTTGGGGTAACGTTCATTTTAAAAGTCCCACAAATCAGGCGCCACGCATTGCAAACAAAGGTCAGTTGGGCGAAGAAAAAAAGTTGCGTTTGGAACTTACAATAATGGCGGATATCGGCTTGGTTGGGTTTCCGAACGCAGGAAAATCCACTCTACTTGAAGCCTTTACAAATGCGCGTCCAAAAATTGCACCTTATCCTTTTACAACAAAAATTCCAAACCTTGGTGTTTTGAATGCAAATGAAGAGCGCGATATAATAATTGCAGATATTCCAGGAATAATCGAAGGTGCATCTGAAGGGCGAGGACTTGGAATCCAATTTTTAAAACACATAAGCAGAACTGCAGGTCTTTTGTTTATGATTGATTGTTCGGACGATTCGTGCTTTACCGCCTACCAAACTCTTTGTAAAGAACTAGAAAGTTATTCAAAAGCACTTCTTAAAAAACCGCACATTGTACTTTGCAATAAGATAGACGAAGAAGGAGCAGAAGAAAGAGCAAATAAAATAATGGAAGAAATTCAAAAGTCAGAAGCGGACACTATAGTACTTCCAGTTTCAGTTGCCTTTCATATTGGATTGGATAAAATCCGCCTGGCATTGATAGATTTGGTTTCAAAATTGGACGAAGGTGAAGAATCTTATAATTCAGATGGAACTCGCGTAAGTTCAGGTTCTTTTCTTACGACAAAAAAAGAAGGTTCAAGTTTGAATCCAACTTTTATGGAAACGAGATCTGTTGATGAAGACGCACCTGTTCAATTTCCTGGAAGCGAGAATTTTGAAGGAAGCGAAGATTGA
- the nadD gene encoding nicotinate (nicotinamide) nucleotide adenylyltransferase produces MKIAILGGSFNPIHIGHLILADSVCTELGYDKVLFVPCFEPPHKKMADAASAFDRLQMVKLAVKSDARFEAEDFEIKNGGISYTCDTVFALEQKYADVLSAKMGLILGFDLASHFEDWKNAKLLSQTCELILAVRENENLKNSSKNQAKGEYAIERVDFSIEKFSFPHVDLHNPSIILSSSDIRDRILESKSWRYLVSPEVFEYIKERNLYGFKSDQFK; encoded by the coding sequence TTGAAGATTGCAATTTTAGGCGGAAGTTTTAATCCTATTCATATTGGACATTTGATTCTTGCCGACAGCGTTTGCACGGAACTCGGCTACGATAAGGTTCTCTTTGTTCCGTGTTTTGAGCCTCCACACAAAAAAATGGCGGATGCTGCGAGTGCTTTTGATCGCTTGCAGATGGTAAAACTTGCAGTAAAAAGCGACGCGCGTTTTGAAGCGGAAGATTTTGAAATTAAAAATGGTGGAATTTCATACACCTGCGATACGGTTTTTGCCTTAGAACAAAAGTATGCAGATGTTCTTTCTGCAAAGATGGGACTTATTTTGGGCTTTGATTTAGCTTCTCATTTTGAGGACTGGAAAAATGCAAAACTCCTCTCTCAAACTTGCGAATTGATTCTGGCTGTTCGTGAAAATGAAAATCTAAAAAACAGCAGCAAAAATCAAGCGAAAGGCGAATACGCAATAGAAAGGGTGGATTTTTCAATAGAAAAGTTTTCTTTTCCACATGTTGACTTACATAATCCATCGATTATTCTTTCTTCTTCGGATATACGAGATAGAATTTTAGAAAGCAAAAGTTGGCGTTACCTTGTAAGCCCAGAAGTTTTTGAATATATTAAGGAACGGAATTTATATGGCTTTAAAAGCGATCAATTTAAATGA
- the yqeK gene encoding bis(5'-nucleosyl)-tetraphosphatase (symmetrical) YqeK yields MALKAINLNDKQELESVISKIDEYAKSVESEGRYEHSVRTAQTAEKMCSLYGISCRLGYLAGLAHDMCKEFSSSEILELVKEDGKPVSILEQTKPSLLHGRAAAVLLSEKFGVKDRCVLDAISNHTFACANLCDLGKIIFVADKIEPGRPQSTDEYRKKLFALSLDCLTYSVLKENIEYLEKRGKKVASPSYELLTQLKVKIGETDEVI; encoded by the coding sequence ATGGCTTTAAAAGCGATCAATTTAAATGATAAACAAGAACTTGAATCAGTAATATCAAAAATAGATGAATATGCGAAATCTGTAGAAAGTGAAGGGCGATACGAACATTCTGTGCGTACTGCGCAAACAGCAGAAAAAATGTGCAGTCTTTACGGAATTTCTTGTCGGCTTGGTTACCTTGCAGGACTTGCACACGATATGTGCAAGGAATTTTCTTCATCAGAAATTTTAGAGCTTGTAAAAGAAGATGGAAAACCTGTCTCTATCTTGGAACAGACAAAACCTTCTCTTTTGCATGGAAGGGCAGCGGCTGTTTTGTTAAGCGAAAAATTTGGCGTAAAGGACAGGTGTGTTTTAGATGCGATTTCTAACCACACCTTTGCCTGTGCAAATCTTTGCGATTTAGGCAAAATTATTTTTGTTGCAGATAAAATTGAACCAGGCCGTCCGCAATCTACAGATGAATACAGAAAAAAACTCTTTGCTCTTTCTTTAGATTGCCTTACATATTCTGTTTTAAAAGAAAATATAGAATATCTTGAAAAACGCGGAAAAAAAGTTGCAAGCCCCTCTTACGAGCTTTTGACGCAGCTTAAAGTAAAAATTGGAGAAACCGATGAGGTCATTTAG
- a CDS encoding LCP family protein, with amino-acid sequence MRSFRSGANGKGMIFLILIFVILISSGIFIALSLKVDSVDESLKNDSVIKTLFVLEDKEQVLFTDVFIYYPVSGRGALINILGNTGAIFQSLGRVDRIDAIYTEKGIETYKAEIEKLIGQNIPFYIKMDLKNFGELTDMLRGLKIFVPSPVDIKTDEGERWLLPSGAVNLDGDKITTYLTYFKNEESDSEIVERRQNVMVAFLSALNRSRTSFLEKSSFPLYAKKMNSNLKEKDLLKLFSKISNVDSERLVPQTITGSRRLVDGKELLFPYYDGQLIKDVVKQAANALVDLEDATVNRIYVIEIQNGTTVQGLARNTAALLKSAGYDVLSTLNAERSDIEKTVIINHIGNSEIAKNLGNFIRCTNIVDDKIQPDSQEGDAVFSESASNVDFTIILGKDFDGRYVKNTGGK; translated from the coding sequence ATGAGGTCATTTAGAAGCGGTGCAAACGGAAAGGGGATGATTTTTCTTATCTTGATATTTGTTATCTTAATTTCATCTGGAATTTTTATCGCGCTTTCTCTAAAGGTTGACAGCGTTGACGAAAGCTTAAAAAACGATAGCGTTATAAAAACTCTTTTTGTTTTAGAAGACAAGGAGCAGGTTCTTTTTACGGATGTTTTTATATATTATCCAGTTTCTGGTCGCGGAGCTTTGATAAACATTCTTGGAAATACCGGAGCGATTTTTCAGAGTTTGGGGCGAGTAGACAGGATTGATGCAATCTACACAGAAAAAGGAATTGAAACCTACAAAGCGGAGATAGAAAAACTTATTGGTCAAAATATTCCTTTTTACATAAAGATGGATTTAAAGAATTTTGGCGAACTTACAGATATGCTTCGTGGTTTAAAAATTTTTGTTCCTTCTCCTGTAGATATAAAAACGGATGAAGGTGAACGTTGGCTTTTGCCCAGTGGAGCGGTAAATTTAGACGGCGATAAGATTACAACCTATCTTACATACTTTAAAAATGAAGAAAGCGATAGTGAAATTGTAGAAAGGCGGCAGAATGTTATGGTTGCATTTTTAAGTGCGTTAAATCGAAGCCGAACTTCGTTTTTAGAAAAATCTAGTTTTCCGCTTTATGCAAAAAAAATGAATTCAAATTTAAAAGAGAAAGATTTACTCAAACTGTTTTCAAAAATTTCAAATGTAGACTCCGAAAGGCTTGTTCCTCAGACTATAACTGGTTCAAGGCGTTTAGTTGACGGAAAGGAACTTTTGTTTCCGTATTATGACGGCCAGCTGATAAAAGATGTCGTAAAGCAGGCTGCTAACGCTTTGGTCGATTTGGAAGATGCGACTGTAAATAGAATATATGTTATTGAAATTCAAAATGGAACTACAGTCCAGGGCTTAGCGAGAAATACTGCTGCTCTTTTAAAAAGTGCTGGCTACGATGTTTTAAGCACTTTGAATGCAGAAAGAAGCGATATTGAAAAAACTGTGATTATAAATCACATTGGGAATTCGGAAATTGCAAAGAATTTAGGCAACTTTATACGTTGCACGAACATAGTGGATGATAAAATTCAACCAGATTCACAAGAAGGTGATGCGGTCTTTAGTGAAAGTGCGTCAAATGTTGATTTTACAATCATACTAGGAAAAGATTTTGATGGTCGATATGTAAAAAATACTGGAGGTAAATAA
- the rsfS gene encoding ribosome silencing factor produces the protein MEKTTEQKALEIADILEDGKAEDVVVIEVTKLTSCADFFVIATIHSSAHWQGLEKQVKEYAKENDMQIHLTHNKTSSGDDWNVIDLGSTLVHLMSKDARNFYELEKLWHAGRFVKGE, from the coding sequence ATGGAAAAAACTACAGAGCAAAAGGCTTTGGAAATAGCAGATATTCTCGAAGACGGAAAAGCTGAAGATGTTGTTGTGATTGAAGTTACAAAACTTACGAGCTGTGCAGACTTTTTTGTAATTGCAACGATACACAGTAGTGCTCACTGGCAGGGGTTGGAAAAGCAGGTAAAAGAATACGCAAAAGAAAACGATATGCAGATTCATTTGACTCATAACAAGACTTCTTCTGGAGATGACTGGAATGTTATAGATTTGGGAAGCACGCTTGTGCACCTTATGTCAAAGGATGCGAGAAACTTTTACGAATTGGAAAAACTCTGGCACGCAGGAAGATTTGTAAAAGGTGAATAG
- the ispE gene encoding 4-(cytidine 5'-diphospho)-2-C-methyl-D-erythritol kinase: MLDGIQILAPAKVNIGLNVYPKREDGFHNIESIFQTVKLYDKLTVFPIPEKNVCKVDCLELELPKENTLTLTYKAFCAFTGCDSGVKVTLEKHIPSGAGLGGGSSDAAYFLKALAELNGIFLDENLADKVASKVGSDVFFFLHAEENQHKNACAIVTGRGEFVKKIDSRNDLYFLLVFPEVCVSTKDAYGLLDNSYCEGNFTSCPKLTELEDIYRRPLKDWTFANSFTSVLLQKYPVIGEALGDVKKSGAVWADMSGSGATVFGVFDDRKNALEAFTLLKKRWTHCVLA; encoded by the coding sequence ATGTTGGATGGTATTCAAATCTTGGCTCCAGCAAAGGTAAACATTGGTTTAAATGTTTATCCAAAGCGAGAGGACGGATTTCACAATATCGAAAGCATTTTTCAGACGGTAAAATTGTACGATAAACTTACGGTTTTTCCTATTCCTGAAAAAAATGTTTGCAAAGTTGACTGTTTGGAGCTAGAACTTCCAAAAGAAAATACTTTGACTCTAACATATAAAGCGTTTTGCGCTTTTACAGGATGTGATTCTGGAGTTAAAGTTACTTTAGAAAAACACATTCCAAGTGGGGCCGGTCTTGGCGGAGGTTCTTCGGATGCTGCTTATTTTTTAAAAGCACTCGCGGAACTGAATGGGATTTTTCTTGATGAAAATCTTGCCGATAAAGTTGCCTCAAAAGTGGGAAGCGATGTTTTTTTCTTTTTGCACGCAGAAGAAAATCAACACAAAAACGCTTGCGCAATTGTTACTGGTCGTGGAGAATTTGTAAAAAAGATTGATTCTCGCAATGACCTGTACTTTTTACTTGTTTTTCCTGAAGTTTGCGTTTCTACAAAAGATGCGTACGGACTTTTGGATAACTCGTATTGCGAGGGGAATTTTACTTCCTGTCCTAAACTGACGGAACTGGAAGATATTTACAGAAGACCTTTAAAAGATTGGACTTTTGCAAATAGTTTTACATCCGTCTTATTGCAAAAATACCCAGTGATAGGCGAAGCCTTGGGAGATGTAAAAAAAAGTGGCGCAGTCTGGGCGGATATGTCCGGCTCGGGAGCTACAGTTTTCGGTGTTTTTGATGATAGAAAAAATGCCTTGGAAGCGTTTACATTGTTAAAAAAACGTTGGACTCATTGCGTTCTTGCGTAG
- the spoVG gene encoding septation regulator SpoVG produces the protein MEVTELRIRKLKAEGKLKAYVTVTFDGVFVVHNVKIIEGKTGLFIAMPSRRTSNGEYKDVAHPISPEFRVALQDKILAEYNAGHVIESEVDGED, from the coding sequence ATGGAAGTAACGGAACTGCGCATTAGAAAACTTAAAGCTGAAGGTAAGTTAAAAGCTTACGTTACAGTAACTTTTGACGGTGTGTTTGTCGTTCATAACGTAAAAATTATTGAAGGCAAAACTGGTCTATTTATTGCGATGCCTAGTCGACGAACAAGCAATGGAGAATATAAGGATGTTGCTCATCCTATAAGTCCAGAGTTTCGTGTGGCTTTGCAGGACAAAATCTTAGCCGAATACAACGCAGGTCATGTAATTGAAAGCGAAGTAGACGGAGAAGATTAA
- a CDS encoding 50S ribosomal protein L25 has translation MEQLVIDATTRKETGKKAAKLIRSTGKIPAVVYDEEGKSTSIVVDAVQFNKVWRNITATTLVTLKVDGKAMDAFIRDTEYNIINDSVLHADFFAVTNKKPVTRTYKVQYSGTPAGVLKGGFMVKRIPEVKIKALPKDLPVRLVIDVSKINIGDVFRVKDIDLGKNVTILTPAEAELVTIAPAR, from the coding sequence ATGGAACAGTTGGTAATAGACGCAACCACTCGCAAAGAAACTGGAAAAAAAGCTGCAAAACTTATTCGCTCTACAGGGAAAATTCCTGCTGTTGTTTATGACGAAGAAGGAAAATCAACATCTATCGTGGTTGATGCAGTTCAGTTTAATAAAGTATGGCGCAATATAACGGCAACAACTCTTGTTACTTTAAAGGTTGATGGAAAAGCGATGGATGCCTTTATCCGCGACACTGAATACAATATCATCAATGATTCAGTTCTTCATGCAGACTTTTTTGCAGTAACAAATAAAAAGCCTGTAACACGCACTTATAAAGTTCAGTATTCTGGAACTCCTGCTGGAGTTTTGAAAGGCGGCTTTATGGTTAAGCGCATTCCTGAAGTAAAAATTAAGGCACTTCCAAAAGATCTTCCTGTTCGCCTTGTTATAGACGTATCAAAGATTAACATTGGAGATGTATTCCGTGTAAAAGATATCGACCTTGGAAAAAATGTTACAATTCTTACTCCTGCGGAAGCAGAACTCGTAACAATAGCGCCAGCTCGCTAA